TGACAGAGGCATCGCAGGTGAAGGATAAAGTGGTGAGTAATAATGTATCAAATTTGACACTGGCTCTACCAGGTCCTATATCTAGATAGTTGAAAGCTATGGATTTGTTTATGAAAGATTCCTTCCCGTAAAAGCATCGCCATAGAACAAAACATTTACTCGCCTCTGATGTCTCGCATCGTTTACGCCAGTGCGTTGACCCGTAACTTGGCTCCCATCCCGTATTATAGCGCCATCATAGCAATAGCACCTCTAACCTTCCCCTGTTAGCTGCCAGATATTTGCCCAAAATTCACCAAACACATAAAGATTAAACAGTACCATACACACCACTTTTACCTCTTGGCTGCCACTCGGCAACCGTTCTTCGAACACAACGCTAAAGCATACAACTCCATCCactcctcgtcatctctcGACTCGATCTCACTATAAGCCTGCGCCATCCTCGCCACAACGTAATGCGTTTCCAGAAGAGCGTACTGTTCTATAATCCCACGTTAGCGTTCATCATACCACATTCTCCCAAGACTTACGACCAATACACGCTCGAGCACCGCCGTTGAAGGGCAGATATCCCCAGCCAGGTCTCAGATCCTTCCACCTCTCAGGGGTGAACTCTTCGGCCTTGGGCCCGAAAACATCTTCATTACGATGCATGGCGTATACGTTGTAGAACATGGCTGTTCCCTTGGGAACGAAGAGTGGTGACTCTCCGTCGATGCCGCCGCCCCGGGGGATGGTGGTGTCTCGCACTGCGACGCGGGCGTTGGTGGGGATGACAGGATGCAGCCTCAAGGCTATTTGGTTATGAGAAACGATGTAGGGCTGAGATTCGTAGGGGTGGGCTCACATTCGTTGACGCACCATTTTAGGTAGGTCATGTTTTTTAGCTGACTTGCAGTAGGGGGCTCTTGGCCAGCAACATTTAGAACCTCGCCCCGGAGCTTTGCATAGATCGCAGGCTTCTTGGCCAGGAAGAAGAACAGATTACCGAGAAGACCCGATGTAGTGTCCCTGCTTGCAAGTAGGATGTGTAGGATATGATGACTGAGCGCCGTTCTGTCATTCGCTACATCCATCATCTCTGTCAGGAAACTGCTGCCTGAGCCATCTTCAGACTTATTCAGAGACTCTTGAATGAAAGCCTCGAGATACTCGTACACCCTCTTTCTCGCCTTCTTAGCTGCAAAGTTGAATTTGAGGGAGTGGAGTGGGCCAAGTTGCATTTGTTGGATGATCTCTTCGGAGCAAACCATGTAATCATCGACAAACTGCTGTTCCCGAGTGTGATCTGCATTTTGGATGAGCATATTGGTTGAGTGTCCCATGAGGAATTCGGTGGAGATATCCATGGTAAGAGCCAGGAAAAGAGGCTGGAGATCAACTTCTGAGCCATCGGTAGGGACATGCTGGAGGAAGGATTGGAAGTTTCGTTCGAGAGTGTCTAAAAAGGGAGCGGGATTGTCTTTCCTGAAACTTTGTCTCAGTACAGCCCGGGCTTGCTTCCAAGGATGGCCTGATAGAACGAAGATGCCCTGGCCAAAGATATGACCAATGACTGAAGTTCGAAACTCGGGAAGATCAAAGTCATTATATGCAGTGGCAAGGATATGTTTGATGTTCTGAGGGTCGCAAGTGTAGACGCATTGCCAAGACCACCTCTTCTCGATGTAGGTAGTACCCATCTCCTTGAAGGCTTGCCATGTACTGTCTAGATATCGTTCAGGGGACTTTTCAAAGAAGATCTTGTAGAGAAAATCGAAACCGACAATGGGATCTTTTACGGCCACTTTTCTTGTAGCTTCTTTACAGCCCTGAGCTTGTGCAAGTCTCCATCTTCGAAGATATGTCTCAAGTACACCAAGAGGGAcagggagaaagagaagaacgaTAGTGGCAAGCAGATGCTGCTCCAGAAACTTGAACAATAATAGACTGAACATGATGAAAGAGGCTGAATTTGACAGCCTCAGGGGAGTGCAAGTCGGATTGATAGAAGTGGAAGGGAGCTTGGGCAGCCACGTCCAAAGGGGGAACCGAGAGGTAAAAGTACAGCAAAGGAACCAAGTAAAAGCCCTCAAATTATCCCCGAACTTTTGGATCAATGTCCCAGATCTAGAGCACAAGAAGTAGGGGGACATACAATGTGTACGCCCCCTTTTATTGAGGTCGACCATGCGGATCGCTTCCCGGGCATTGCCTTGTCATGTCATCGTGCTGTTTTGGTTGGGCTGCTCATCGTCGTGCAGTCCCAGGCGCCACGATATAATCCCATTATTCCAAAAACAGAGCTCGTAGCAACCCCGGAGCCTGTTAATTACGACGATATACACTCTATGAGCGTTTATTGGAGCTGTTGGCTCTCCAATCAAGCCGTCTATTTAGGGCAAGGCTTAGAATAGGATTCCTAGTATACGCTGCCCCCACAACAGACAGACGTGTGCTGTCTGCTGTCGCTGTCACTAACAACACCAACTGCAGTGCGACGGAGAATCAAGAAGCCCGAATAATGGGTCTTTATTCATTGATCATTATCCTCCAAGTAACATCAGGACCTGGCGTGGATCTAAGGGGCGATAGGACACTCAGGCTTGTATCAGGAGAGCAACCCACACACCGGCTGTGCTAATAATTCCTTGGTCGGTTGATATCATCAGCTGAGGATGTTGCATTCTCTGTTCTAAGAGGTCAGCGCCACTGGTGACACGAGTGATGACGGGTTCTATCTTGGTCAGGGGTATGAGAGGAACCCGGGAACTGACAGCGAtgcatgagcatgagcatgGGCATGAGCACGAAGCATGAACACACTTAGGCAAGGCAAGATTTCAGATGCGGCACAGACCGAGACAGCGTAATGTATCTCACCATGAGACATTGACAATTTACAGGAGCTTTGCAGAAGCTGTGCCATGTCAAGATACACTCCAAGATTTAGGCCCGAATACCTAGCTAGGCGCAGTAAATACTATCCATGCTGATATGCAGACTGAGGCTTTTGGGACCTAAAGACCTGCCTAATTCTATATCTACCGTGTTGAAGAGATGGCCACACCAACAGAGACCGCATAGAAGAAACTACATCCAACAGAGACAAGACTACATTCGAGGTTAC
The window above is part of the Fusarium musae strain F31 chromosome 6, whole genome shotgun sequence genome. Proteins encoded here:
- a CDS encoding hypothetical protein (EggNog:ENOG41~SMCOG1034:cytochrome P450~antiSMASH:Cluster_6.4), producing the protein MFSLLLFKFLEQHLLATIVLLFLPVPLGVLETYLRRWRLAQAQGCKEATRKVAVKDPIVGFDFLYKIFFEKSPERYLDSTWQAFKEMGTTYIEKRWSWQCVYTCDPQNIKHILATAYNDFDLPEFRTSVIGHIFGQGIFVLSGHPWKQARAVLRQSFRKDNPAPFLDTLERNFQSFLQHVPTDGSEVDLQPLFLALTMDISTEFLMGHSTNMLIQNADHTREQQFVDDYMVCSEEIIQQMQLGPLHSLKFNFAAKKARKRVYEYLEAFIQESLNKSEDGSGSSFLTEMMDVANDRTALSHHILHILLASRDTTSGLLGNLFFFLAKKPAIYAKLRGEVLNVAGQEPPTATLRLHPVIPTNARVAVRDTTIPRGGGIDGESPLFVPKGTAMFYNVYAMHRNEDVFGPKAEEFTPERWKDLRPGWGYLPFNGGARACIGQQYALLETHYVVARMAQAYSEIESRDDEEWMELYALALCSKNGCRVAAKR